CAGTACCCGCTGGTACTGCTGAATGACAGTATGGATTTAACCGAACTGATTAGAGAAAAATTAAAGCAGGTTGGATGCAGCACGCTGAATATTTTATTTAAAAGTGATTCCATTGAATCAGTTAAGGCGTCGGTCTTAAATGAGTTTGGGGTGGGATTTTTACCCTACATTGCAATCAAAAAAGAGCTGTACCGCAAACAGCTGAAAGCGATAGAAATCTCCGATCTGGTCATTGAATATGAAATGTATCTTATCTACGATGAATCAGAAAATAATCAGAGTGTGATTGATTTTATCAGGTATTTTAAAGATATTGCCAGAAAAAGCTTGTGTTAGGACTTTGTTAAAAAGATTTCCCAGACACCAGAGAGCACTTCATCAGATGAGACCTGATGGTTCTTAAAAGTCGTTTGCATAGATTCCAGAACGCATGAGTGATCACTGACAATTTTAATGGTTTCACCAGATTTTAAAGACTTAAAAAGTTTTTTGGTTTTAAGAACAGGGATGGGGCACATATCGCCGAGACAATCAATGGTTAACATATAAGAACCGCCTTGTTTTTTTTGGAGTATTATATCATATTTTTTTTATCAGGTTAAGAAAAAAATGCGTTTTTGTATAGAACAGGAAAGAATTATTCAGGGGAAAGTATGGAAAAAATCAGTGTAGTGATACCCGTATATAATAGCGCAGCTTCGATTGAACAAGTGGTTTATCGGCTAATCCAGTGTTTTGAAAGTAAAAATCAGGAATTTGAGATTATTCTTGTCGATGATTGCTCCAGAGATAACTCAAGAGAAATTTTAACGATGCTTTCAGACAGAGATGAACGTTTGCAGACTTATTTTTTGGAAGCAAATCATGGACAGCAGGAAACACTTAAATATGGAATCATGCAAACGAGAGGAAATTATATTATCACTATTGATGATGACCTTGAACAGCAACCGGAGGATATTTTTCTGCTGATTAATGAAATCCAAAAGGGGTTTGATGTTGTTTATGGTGTAGCAATGAGGGAAGGATATGCTTTTCACAGGCAACTGGGTTCTAATCTGGTTGATCTTTTTTTTACCTTGTTTTTAAAAAAACCAAGACATTTGAGAGTCAGCAGTTTTAGAATTATGAATCGATCAGTCGCTGAAACTATTGCAGAAGATACGACTGATTTTGTATATCTGAGTGCGATTATTCTTAAAAATAGTCAAAATATTGCTAATGTTCAAGTCAGTTATCAGAAACGCCCCTATGGACAATCAAATTATGACGTGAAAAAATTATTAAAATTATATGTTAGGTTAGTTTATTACTATGGCATCAACTGAACAAAAATTAAAGGCTGGTAAGAGATGAAATTGCAGATTTTAGGTGGTGGAAATAATCAGATAAACGGGATTCGAAGAGCAAAAGAAAAAGGTCATGAGGTAATTCTGGTTGATTATTATGACAATCCACCGGGTCGTGAGTTTGCTGATGTACATAAAGCGATCTCGACCTTTGATGTCGAAAAGAATATTGAAGTGGCAAAAAAATATCAGATAGATGGGGTGATGACGACCGGAACCGATCAGCCGGTTTTTACCGTTTCGATGATTAGCAAAGCCCTGAATCTACCTGCTTTTTTAGACAGTGACACAGCCAAGGCAGTGACAAATAAAGAAGTTATGAAAAAAAAGTTGGCAAAAAAGGGAATTCCTACGGTACCATATATTTTTTGCCACGAGAAAATCAGTTTGCAAGAGTTGACGAGCAAGCTAAAAGAATTAGATTTTCCATTGGTATTAAAGCCACTTGACAGCCAGGGACAAAGAGGGGTTTACAAGCTCCATTCAATTGAAGAGGTTTTTAACAGTTTACCCCAGACACTGAGCTTTTCGAGAGAAAAAATAGCATTGATTGAAGGCTATTATGAAAGTGATGAAATAACTGTCAGTGTCTGGGTAAACCAGGGAGAAGCTGGTATTCTGACGGTAACGGACCGAAAAACTTTTGAGAGTGGAAAAAACATTGGGATTTGTTATGCTCACCAATATCCATCAATACATCAGCAAAGAATTGCAGAAATTACAGGGATAATCGATCAGATTGTTAAGGGCTTTGAGATTTTCTCAGGACCGCTCTATGTGCAGCTGCTGATTGGGAATGCCGGTATAGTTGTGAATGAAATTGCCTGTCGGATAGGAGGGGCTTACGAAGAAGTATTTATTCCTTATTTGACAGGGTTTGATATTCTAGATCAGGTGATTGATTTTTCTTTGGGGATTTCTCAATTATCAGAAGCAAAAGGTATTTATCATTCTTCAAAACATTTATCGGTGCAATTGTTTTTTACCCGTCCTGGCAAAATTAAAAAAATTACACCGATTGAAGACCTATTAAAATTACCGGGAGTAATTTCTGCCGGTTATAATGTAAAGGTGGGACAGACACTTGCTCAAATCGACAATGCGACCGCTAGAGCTGGTTATTTCATTGTCTCAGAAGAGTCTGAAGACGCTCTTGACAGTGCGGTTTGTAATGTGTTTGATCATCTTATCATTAATAGTGAAACAGGAGAAAATCTGGTGATCAGGCCTGTTGAATATGGGGAATAGAAAAGTGAGAATTTAAGCGAAAAATAAAAATTGGGTATTTCATGAAAAGGAGAAGGTATGAAAAAAATTGTTTTTGTTATCTTGGCAGTGCTAATGCTTTTAGCGACTGCTTGCAGTCCGACACAAACGGGTGGTGAAGAAAAAACGATTCGCATTGCAGAACAGTATGGGATTGCTTATGCACCGGTTCAAATAATGAAGGAAAAAGGATTTTTGGAGAAAAATTATCCGGGAATTGAAATTTCATGGGAACAGCTTGGCAATACAGCAGCAATTCGTGAGGCCATGGTAGCCGACAGATTGGATGTTGGTTTCATGGCTATCCCACCATTTTTGATCGGAACCGAGAACGGGATGGAGTGGAAGATTGCAACTGGTTTATCATCAGTACCGACCGGTCTGGTGGCGACTGATCAGATTCAGAGCTTAAGTGATTTTTCTGAAACTGACCGAATTGCTGTTCCCCAACCGGGCAGTGTACAGCATATTTTATTGGCAATGGCATGCGACCGGGAATTCTCCGATCCAACTAAGCTTGACAATAATCTAGTGACCTTGTCTCATCCGGATGGGATGAGTGCTTTGCTTTCTGGCGGAGACATTACAGCACATTTTACATCAACACCTTATTTTCAGAAAGAAATTGAGACAGCAGGTTTCCACGAAATTATTTCTGGTGAAGAAGCATTTGGCGGGGACTTCAGTTTTATTATTGGCGTAACCACTAATAAATTGCATGATGAGAATCCCCAGCTCTATGAGGCTTTCGTAAAATCCATACAGGAAGCCATCGATTTTATCAATGACAATCCCGAAGCGTCGGCAGAAATACTGGCAGACGTTTATGAACTCAGCGAAGAGGAAGTTTTATCTTATATTACGGCAGAAAGTGCCAGTTATTCTGAAACGGTAAAAGGAATTCAGACTTTTGCTGATTTCATGAAAAAGACGGGATATTTAAATACCGGCATAGACAGTGCAGACTCAGTAATATGGGAGAATGTTACCTATGAAAATTAGGGAATTATTTTTAAAACCCTATTCAAAATTAATCTGGATTTTGTTAATGCTAATCGCCTGGGAATTAATTGCGGTTTTTTCACCAGTAAGTGCCTTGGCATTTCCTACTTTGGAACAAATATTCAAGGCATTATTAAACTCTATAAAAAATGGAGACCTTCTTTATCAACTGTTTTTTTCTCTTTTTTTAATTCTGGAAGGCCTTTTAATTGGCATTGTGATTGCTTTTATAATGTCTTTTTTATCGGTAATCAGTAAGGTGTTTGAAAGCTTCACAGATACTTGTGTCTCGATTTTTCATCCTCTGCCGGGAATTGCTTTACTGCCGCTGATTATTCTCTGGATTGGCACGGGAACATCGGCTATTTTATTTGTGATAGTTCATTCGGTATTATGGCCGATGATTCTCAATATGAATGCTGGCTTTAAATCGATTCCTGAAGTTTATAAAAAAATCGGTGATAATTATGAATTCACCAGATTGCAGAGTATGACAAGAATTTTTATTCCTGCATCACTGACATATTTGCTTGCCGGCCTTAAAATTTCCTGGGCTAGAGGATGGCGGGCGGTTATTAGTGCTGAAATGATCTTTGGGGCTTCGGGCAGTATTGGTGGAATTGGCTGGTACATTTTTAACCGGCGGGTTTTTATGGATACCGCAGGAGTTTATGCTGGAATTCTGGTGATTATAGCGATTGGTATTTTAGTAGAAGATTTTATCTTCGGTAAAATTGAAAAGAATACAATTAAAAAATGGGGTGTATCATGAAAGCCGTAATCAGCATAAAAGGGCTTTCCAAGGCCTATAATAACAAGGTGGTTTTAAAAGATATTGATATGAAAATTATGCCAGGGGAACTTATTTGTATTGTAGGTTCGTCCGGCTGTGGTAAAACGACACTCCTAAACCTTGTTGGCGGCTTTATAAAAGCAGAGCATGGGGAAATCCTCTTAGATGGATATAAAATTGAGAAGCCCAGCCGCCAGTGTATAATGGTTTTTCAGGAATTCGACCAGCTATTTCCTTGGAAAACAGTCCGTAAAAATGTGGAATTTCCGCTTGAGAAAATAAAAACCAGGTATACAAAAGAAGAGATTAGGGAATCGGTCAGCCATTACCTTAAACTGGTCAAACTATCGGACTATGATACTTATTATCCATCGCAGTTATCAGGTGGGATGAAACAGCGCACCGCCTTAGCCAGAGCTTTGGCACTAACGCCCAAAGTATTACTGATGGATGAGCCATTCGGCAGTCTTGATGCACAGACAAAACGAGAACTTCAGGATAATTTGCTGGAAATTAAAGAAGCTACAAAAACGACAGTTCTTTTTGTGACCCATGATATCCGGGAGGCCATGATATTGGCTGATCGGATTGTCGTTCTAAATTCCGGCAAGATTATGGAGATCATTAATAACTCACCCAAAAATGTCAGCCAGGAATTGGAAAATCGAATCACTGATCTGCTCTCACTTTAAAGACGTGGATTTGCCAATTTTTTTGATCAATCTGCGGCCATAGTTCAGTACCGTAGGTGGGGCTGGTGAATTGTGCGGTCTCCTCGCAGTTATCGTTTAGATAATCCATCATTTCATTAAAAATATTAGTGAGATCTCCATACATAATGTTATAATGTGGATGGTTTTCAACTATAAAAGACAGTTCATCATAATAAAGTATAGTATCGATGTGATTTTTTTCGATATAGTCTGAAAAGGAAATTCCCTGGTCAGCCAGATATTGAAGATTTCTGTAATCAAGCAGCTGTCCATCGGAAAAAGCGTATTCACTGTTAAGGTTTCCCAGCACTTTTTCAGAAGCAGCTGTGTTACTTGAAATTTGGTCAAGATAGGCTTCATAGCTTTGGAGATAGGGTTTTATTTGTAATATTGTTGATAGGATGGTTATCAGGAACAAAATTCCTGATAACCATTTTTTTTGCCTGGGCAAAAAGGCCTCAATAAAATAAATGGTTAGTAGATACATATAGGGAAAGCTGAAAATCACACTGGTAACATTATAACGACCGATAATTAAAAGTCCAAGATTAATAGCTAAGACGATAACCACTAAAAAATTAAGGGTAGTATCGCAAAAAGATTTTTTGAACATCATGATTAATGAACTGAATAAAACAGTTGTAAAAAGAATCAGCTGAAAGCGAATATCAGGCATATAATACTCAACACTTATCTGATTGAATAAGCGTTTATAAAAGTAAAAAAATTCTGCCAGCTTGTTAAATAATGAATCACCGACACCAAAGTTTTTTCCGTGTTGAGTATAATGGCTTAGATAGTCAGGATCCATATAAATACTTAACCCCACAAAGAATAGTGCAAAAGCCGCGATGCAAAGAACCAGGAGTACCAGGTTTTTAACTCTCAGTTTCCCTTGAAAAATAAAGTACAAATAGAGAATCCCTAATGTTACGGCAATAATAAAACTGTTGGGATGGAAGCCAATGCTCAGCCCGGTGATAGTCCCAAGAATTAGGTCATCACCAAAACGATGTTGAGGGAGTCTTTTAAGTAGAATAAAAAGTGTCAGTATCGAAAAAAATAGAATTGCAATTTCCTGACGTGCAAAATGAGAAGCATAAATATATTGGATATCGATAGACAATAAAACGACACTGAGCATTGATAATCGATTAGATTTGAAAATAACTTGACTCAAATTGTAGAAGAAAAATAAAGAAGCAATAGATAATAACAATGAAAGCAATCGAAAGGTAAAAATCTGATAGCCAAAAACTGGGATAAAAAGGGCCTGAAGCAAATGAAATACAATCCGAATAGCATGAGGATAGCGGATGTAAGCATCAAAAAAAGGCTCAGTTACATTAATTGAACCAGTTTCAAGAATATGACGGGAAAGACCGCTAAGCCAGGATTCATCTGAATGCACATAGGGAAAGCTGGTTAAAAAGAATAGATTAAAGATAAAGTAAGCAAATAAAAAAATAAAAATGAAATACTTATCTAAATCAAGGGTCAGAATTTTTTTATAACAAGCGTTATTTTTTGCTGGTTTAATCTTCATAATTATCCTCTGTCCAGTAATAATTGTTTTTTTACAAAAATATTGGGTAGTATACTTACGACAACTTGTAAACTAGGCCGTTTTTAGTATACCATATTTTGATTACTCGTAAAGTTTAAAAACAGAGTGTTTCATGGGCTATTAAAATTTATAATAGTGCATTACAAAGACTGGGAACTAAAAATAGTGATTATCGGTTACAATGTTGTTAAATAATTATTTAACGAATGGAGGAAAAGAAAAATGGTGAAAAAAAGTCGATTGCTCGTATTGGTAACAATGATGTTTGCTTTATTATTTGTGAGTGGATGCAGTACGGGAACATCAGACAGCAGTTCTGACAGCAGCTCGTCAGAAGAGACTACGGAGGTAAGTATGGTGGAAACAGGAGTAAATGAATATTTTGCAAATATGCCTGAGGATATCCACAAAATCAGTCAGACCGATTTTGTAGATATGGTAAAAGCTGGTGAAGATATGACAATCATCGATATCAGAAGCGCTGATGCGTATGCTGAAGGTCATGTTAAAGGAGCACTTAGTATGCCTTGGGGTACGGAACTGGCTGCGAATATCGAAAATATTCCAAACGATAAACCAGTTATGATTTACTGCGTAACCGGTCAGACTGCTGGTCAGACAGTTATGCTGTTTAACCTGGCAGGCTTTGATGCAAAATCAGTTAATCTAGGTTACAAACTGGGGATTTCTGCAGTAGAAGGTGTTGAAGAAGTCATTGAAACAACTCCTAATGAATTCGATACTACTATTCAAACTGAAATTGATCCGGAAATTCTGGAAGCAATTAACAGCTACTATGCAGGTCTTGCAGATGTTAAAGATACTGAATTTGCAAACTACAAAATCTCAGAAGATGATGCCTATGCGATGCTGGGAGATGATACAGTTCAATTCCTGAGTGTTCGAAAAGCTGATGATTATGCTGCCGGACATATCGAAGGAGCAATCAATATTCCTTTTGGCGCAGGAATGGAAGAAGAATTCTCTACTCTGCCAATGGATAAAACCATTATTGTTTACTGCTATACCGGACAGACAGCAGGACAGACAGTGGCTGGACTTCGTTTATTAGGTTATGATGCAGTATCTCTGAACGCTGGAAATGGAACAGATGCTACAGGCACAGCTGGATGGACAAATAAAGGTTATCCACTGGTAACTGAATAAATATATTAAGTGACATGAAATGGCTTTGCCATTTCATGTCCTGTTTACAGGTTGTTGCGAAATGAAGAAAGGGATTAAACCGGACAGGTTTTTATTTTTGAAAAATAAGTAAAGCTATTATAACTTTTGGCATTTCGCAAAGGCCTGTTAACAGGCAGAAAGAGGAGGAAACAAGATGGAGTTAACACAGAGAAAGAAGATTCAGCCTTTTATAGGTTTGGCATTATTAATTGTTACGATAATTTTAGGGGTGGTTAAAGGATTCAACAACCAGTTCCTACCCCTTTATTTAATGACAGGAGTAGTTCTAGGCTATATTTTAACCAGATCTCGATATGGGTTTGCTGGTGGATTTAAACGAATTTATGTGACCGGTGAGGGGAGCTTGAGCAAGTCTCTGCTGGTGATGTTTGCAATTTCCATGTTTCTGGCAGCGGGACTTCAGTGGTCAGCACTGCAGATGGGAATTGATCAGCCGGGTTTGAGTTCTTTAAAGTTTTTAAATATCTCAACTTTATTGGGTGGTTTTTTCTTTGGAATTGGAATGATTTTAGCTGGCGGTTGTGCATCAGGAACCCTAAGCGATTTGGGTGAAGGAGAAGCACGATCATGGATTGCCCTGATAACCTTTGTTTTTGGTTCGATTCCTGGCTTAATGGCACAAAATACCCTGAATAGTACCGCTATCGGCCAGATCGGCATTCAATTGTATTTACCGGATGTTTTGGGTTATGTAGGTGCTTTAGTGGTTTCAGTTCTGGCCCTTTTTATTCTGTATATTATTGTGCGTAAGTATGAAGATTATAGAAAAAATGAGGGGACCTATACGGCAACCGTTTATGAGGATGAAGAACTGCCAATACCTGATGAAGTTCCTTTTAAACTTTTTTCATATAAAACCTTTCATAAACTTTTTGTTCAGCGCTGGTCTTTTATGACAGGTGGTATCCTGCTGGCTATTATGTTTGGATTTATTTTAATTACTGCCCGTCACAGCTGGTACGTTACCGGTCCACTGACGACCTGGGGGATAGCCATTTTACAGATGTTTGGAGTGCAGTTCACGGCGTCTTATTTTGAACCCAACGTCATGGCAGCGAATAATGGTATTCTTAATGATCCAGGTTCTTTGAGAAATATCGGAATTGTTATCGGTGCAGCTATTGCATTTTTGTTTGCCGGCCGTTGGACCTTTAATACAGGATTTAAATTCAAAGACAGTCTCTATTATTTATTAGGCGGATTTTTGATGGGTTTTGGTGCCAGACTTGCCGGCGGCTGTAATATTGGGGCGCTTTTATCTGGAATTGGTAACTTTTCATTATCCGGTTGGGGATTCTTCTTTACCCTCTGGCTTGGCAGTTTGTTTGCCCTCAAAGTTTTTGCCGGAAAAGTAGATGTTTTACCACCAAACCGTCATAAAAAATAAAATTAGTAATTACTGACTGTTTATGAGTATATTTAGTTAATTAGCAAACTAATCACTAGGTGTTTAAATTTATAATATGAGGAGAACAAAATGGGAAAAAAAGTTTTAATTGTCGGTGGTGTAGCCGGTGGGGCTTCAGTTGCTGCTCGAGTAAGAAGACTGGATGAATCGGCTCAAGTCATTATGTTTGAAAAAGGACCAAATGTTTCTTTTTCTAATTGCTGTCTGCCTAATCATTTGAGCGGTATGATTGAAAATAGTGAAGACCTGGTTTTGATGTGTCCTAACAATTTTAAAAAACAATACAATATTGAAGCGCGTGTCAATAATGAAGTGATTAGTATTGACCGTCAAAATAAGAAAGTAACAGTTAAAGAAGTTGAAACGGGAAAAGTTTATGAAGAATCATATGATGCCCTATTTTTAGCTCCAGGTGCAAACCCAATTGTGCCGCCTATATCTGGCTATGATAAACCCCATGTTTTTAGTGTTAAAAATGTAGTAGATATTGATACAATCAATAAATATTTAATAAATGGTGTAAAAGATGTTATCGTTGTTGGCGGCGGATTTATTGGAGTAGAAGTGGCAGAAAATTTAAAACTGTCTACTCAAGGCTATAATGTGACACTAGTTGAAAAAGCGCCACAGATTATGGCTACAATGGATTATGATATGGCCCAAATTCTTCACAAGGAATTAATGGATAACGATGTTAACCTGATTTTGGAAGATGCGATTGCTAAAATTTTCGATGATTCTGTAGAATTGGAATCTGGAAAAATGTTGAAAGCCCAGGCAGTGATTATGGCAATCGGTGTAACACCTGATACAAAGCTAGCAAAGGAAAATGATCTGGAAATTGGAGAAACAGGTGCAATTCTTGTCAACCAGCATTATCAAACCAGTGATCCTAATATTTATGCTGTTGGCGATGCGATTGAAGTATATAACCAGCTCACTCATAAAAAGACTAAATTGGCACTGGCTGGACCTGCACAAAAACAGGCCAGATCGGCAGCTGATCATTTATATGGCAGACCAACCAGAAATAATGGTGTGATAGGTTCTTCCTGTATTAAAATCTTTGAAATGAATGTAGCATCAACAGGTCTGACAGAGGCATGTTGTATAAGAAATGGAATATCTTATGACATGGTTTATATCATTCCTGGAGATATCGTCGGTCTGATGCCGGGAAACAGCCAGTTCTTCTTTAAACTGGTTTATGAAGTACCGACCGGTAAGATACTTGGCGCCCAGGCTATTAGTCGAGGAAATGCAACCAAACGTGTTGATGTCATTGCTGCAATGATCACAATGGGAGCAACCCTGGAAGACCTGAAAGAGTTAGAACTTTGTTATGCGCCAGCATTTTCCACTGCTAAAGATCCGGTAAACTTTGCCGCAATGGTAGCGTTAAATATTTTAAATGGTGAATTTAAACAGGTTCCAGTAACCAAAGTACGGGAACTGGTTGAAACGGATGCCTTTATCATTGATGCTCGTGAACCGGGTGAATATGAAGCCAGCCATCTAATTACTGCTAAAAATATTCCACTGAGCCAGTTCCGTGAAAGACTTGATGAAATTCCCAAAGATCAGCCGGTTTATGTTCACTGCCGAAGTGCTCAGAGAAGTTATAACATGGCCAGAGCATTGGGCCAGTTAGGTTTTGATAATATCATTAATATTTCAGGATCTTTCCTGGGTATTTGTATGTATGAATATTATAATGACCAGACAAAGGGCAGAAAACCTATTGTAACTGATTATAATTTCCGTTAAAATAAATATATATAATTAATTATTTATTGACAGGAAATTCTTACAGTCGAAAATGGAGGGATTATGCAAGGAAAAAAAAGTAAAGATCACAGGCGATTAACAGTAGTGACCTGGTTGGTGATTTTTCTTGTCTGGTATCTGATTACTGAATTAGGTCTGGTTTCACACTTAATTATTCCTTCCCCGATTGAAGTGTATAATACATTTATTGATATAGTGAAAAATGGTTATAATGGGATTCCTTTCTGGAAGCATTTGGGAATAAGTCTGTTAAGATTGTTTCTGGCTTCCGGTTTGGCCATTATAACTGCCGTGCCGCTGGGACTTCTCAGCGGCTATTTTAAAAAAGTGGGCGCTGTCGTCGATTCGATCGTGCAGTTCTATCGACCACTGCCACCCCTGGCCTATTATATTGTTCTGATTTTATGGTTGGGAATTGGAGAATCTTCAAAAGTTACTCTGCTTTTTCTGGCTGCATTTGCACCGATTTATATAGCCTGTGTGTCAGCGGTCAACAATATACAAATGGAATACCTTTTGAGTGCCCAGTCACTTGGAGCAAAGGGAAAAGATTTATTTTATCGGATTGTGGTGCCAGCTTGTTTACCAGAAATTTTTACCAGTATCAGAACGGCTGTGGGTGTGGCCTATACAACACTTGTTTCAGCCGAAATGATAGCGGCAACCTCTGGTGTTGGCTGGATGGTGTTGGATGCTTCACGATATTTAAAAAGCAGTGTTATTTTTGTGGGAATCATTGTAATGGGAATTACCGGTGTCTTAATTGACTGGGGCTTAAAGAGGATCGAGCATAAAATTATTTTCTGGAAAGGATACCAATAGGAGGAATAAAGGATGAAAAAGGGAATATTACTGTTTGCAGCTTTACTCTTTTGTATTATTGCTTTATCAGGATGCGGTAGTCAGACCGCCAGTAGTGATGTGCCAAAAGAGGTAAAGATTGGATATTTGCGGGTACCCAATGATGAAATGGTCAGTAAAACGAAAGAAATTTTTGATGACTATTTTACTGAGATTGGGGTGCCTTATGAATTTATTATTTTTGATTCCGGGGCAGAAGCCAATCAGGCCTTAGCTTCAGGTAGTATAGATTTTGCCAGCATGGGTAATACCAATGCTATTATTGCGTTAGCTCGAGGAATTGATGTGGAAATGATTTGGATACATGAAGTTTTGGGCGAGATTGAAGGGCTAGCGGTTAAAGACGGTTCCGGGATCACAACAGCTCAGGATCTGGTTGGTCAAAAAATTGCCACACCTTTTGCTTCTACCTCGCACTATGTGCTGTTAAACTATTTAAAAGAGAATGGTATAGATGAACAGGTTGAGCTTTTGGATATGCCAACTGCTGATATTGTAGCGGCCTGGGAACGCGGTGACATTAATGCCGCTTATACCTGGCAGCCGACTTTGGGACAACTGACACAAAATGGGTCAATTCTGGTTGACAGTGCTGATATGGCAGAAGAAGGCTATATCACTGCTAATGTCTTAGTTGTTCAGAAAGAGTTTTCCAGCAGCTATCCTGATCTAGTCGCGGGATTTGTCAAGTGCTTAGGTGAAGGTGGAGATATTTA
This genomic interval from Eubacteriaceae bacterium ES3 contains the following:
- a CDS encoding FAD-dependent oxidoreductase, which produces MGKKVLIVGGVAGGASVAARVRRLDESAQVIMFEKGPNVSFSNCCLPNHLSGMIENSEDLVLMCPNNFKKQYNIEARVNNEVISIDRQNKKVTVKEVETGKVYEESYDALFLAPGANPIVPPISGYDKPHVFSVKNVVDIDTINKYLINGVKDVIVVGGGFIGVEVAENLKLSTQGYNVTLVEKAPQIMATMDYDMAQILHKELMDNDVNLILEDAIAKIFDDSVELESGKMLKAQAVIMAIGVTPDTKLAKENDLEIGETGAILVNQHYQTSDPNIYAVGDAIEVYNQLTHKKTKLALAGPAQKQARSAADHLYGRPTRNNGVIGSSCIKIFEMNVASTGLTEACCIRNGISYDMVYIIPGDIVGLMPGNSQFFFKLVYEVPTGKILGAQAISRGNATKRVDVIAAMITMGATLEDLKELELCYAPAFSTAKDPVNFAAMVALNILNGEFKQVPVTKVRELVETDAFIIDAREPGEYEASHLITAKNIPLSQFRERLDEIPKDQPVYVHCRSAQRSYNMARALGQLGFDNIINISGSFLGICMYEYYNDQTKGRKPIVTDYNFR
- a CDS encoding ABC transporter permease, which encodes MQGKKSKDHRRLTVVTWLVIFLVWYLITELGLVSHLIIPSPIEVYNTFIDIVKNGYNGIPFWKHLGISLLRLFLASGLAIITAVPLGLLSGYFKKVGAVVDSIVQFYRPLPPLAYYIVLILWLGIGESSKVTLLFLAAFAPIYIACVSAVNNIQMEYLLSAQSLGAKGKDLFYRIVVPACLPEIFTSIRTAVGVAYTTLVSAEMIAATSGVGWMVLDASRYLKSSVIFVGIIVMGITGVLIDWGLKRIEHKIIFWKGYQ
- a CDS encoding ABC transporter substrate-binding protein, coding for MKKGILLFAALLFCIIALSGCGSQTASSDVPKEVKIGYLRVPNDEMVSKTKEIFDDYFTEIGVPYEFIIFDSGAEANQALASGSIDFASMGNTNAIIALARGIDVEMIWIHEVLGEIEGLAVKDGSGITTAQDLVGQKIATPFASTSHYVLLNYLKENGIDEQVELLDMPTADIVAAWERGDINAAYTWQPTLGQLTQNGSILVDSADMAEEGYITANVLVVQKEFSSSYPDLVAGFVKCLGEGGDIYRADSQDAAETVSAELEITPEEALTQMSGSIWLTPEEELSEDYMGTTGNPGHFATIMKDTADFLAEQKSIDAAPSQEDFDGYLNPLYIEMSLE